The Vicia villosa cultivar HV-30 ecotype Madison, WI unplaced genomic scaffold, Vvil1.0 ctg.001143F_1_1_2_unsc, whole genome shotgun sequence DNA segment GACCAACTTTCTCCAACTCTCTGATGTCTTCTACCCTAGACTAGTTAGAAATTTTTTTGCTGCTATTAAACCCTCTAAAAGTGATACACAGCTCATCTCATCTGTAAAGGGTCGTCAAATAACCCTAACCCCAGAGCTCCTTTGTGATATTTTGCATGTCCCAAACAATGGACTTCATCTCTTTAATGATGACTGGCCCTCATCTTATGACCTAGACATTGAATCCTACAGACTCTCCATCACCAAACATCAAACTCACCGTTTTGTGTCTGCCAACCTTGAACCCCTCAGCCATATCATTCATAACTTCTGCATTCACACTATCCTTCCAAGAAAAGGCAGTATGGAACGAGTCACTGATAAAGACCTCCTTGTTATCTATCATTTCTCAAAGAAAACTCCTCTCAATATAGGATATTTGGTGCTCAATTACATTAAACACACTGGTCTTAGAGCAAGAAGCGCCCCCTATGGTATGCTTCTTACCAAAATATTCAAGCACTTTAATGTTCCTCTGGATGATGAAGACTCCTTCGAAATCAACAAAATACTGGATGCCTCCAAGCTGAAGCGCATGAAAATTCCTTCACTCAAGCGAGCACCATCACCTAAACCTGAGGCCAAATCAAAGCGCAGGCGTCTTGTCAAGCAATATGCTCCGACTGAACCTTTAACAACAGGTACTGAATCTCCTAACTCTCCAAACAGCCTGACCACAAATTCTCCCATTCCACTATCTGTAGCTCTTCCAAACACTGCTGACCTAGAATCTCCACAAAAATATTCACCAATCTCTCCTGATGCCTCTAAATCCGTATCTCCAAACCAAAAGGAAACAGATAAACAATCTCCTGAAACCACACAATGCATTGACCTCACATCTACATCACCAATCCCAGTAGAATCCTCACCACAAACAGTTGTCATCACTCAAGCTCCGGTTTCTCTCCAAACTGAAACTCTCTCAAATGTTTCAAGTCCTCCAACCCTAGAGACTTCTAACACTGACATGATCAACATTTTCGCTCTTGAAAACCTTCTCTCAAGTCCTCCTAGTGCTTCAGCTCATCAACCACCCTCACCAATATCTCCTCACAATCCTGCTTCAGCTCAGCTGTCCTCACTCATATCCATGCTTGAGGCTGAATTATTAACTCCACCCACTTCAAATCAACAAACTTCAATTATTCCCCATGTTGCCACATACACTTCCCCTACTATGACAACAAATCCTCTCTCCACGACCTCACCTCTGAACTCTCAAAATTCCTATAAAGAACCTTCTCCTAGAAGAATTCAACTCTCCTCCATCAATCATACAGACTCCAATGATCTCACTGCTCAGATTGAAGCTTTTTTTAATAACTCCGTTCAGATATCTGAACAAGATGATCCTATAGAATCACACGCCATGCCTTCTGTTCCACAACCTGATCCTTATGTCTTCCAAACAAACTCTCCAATATTTTCTTCTCCAAAGGAAGATGATGATAACTCCTTCAATGTTCAAACACTACTTGCTCCGAGGTATGACTCATCACCTCCTAGAAACACCACCGATAATTCCAATACCCTTCCTCAGATTCCCATCACATCCTCATTTTTTAACAACTTCCCAAGCATTGGTAATCGTCCTCCCGTTTATCCTCGATCTGCAACCTCATCTGAAACGGTTAACCCCCATCAGTGCGTCAACCTTCGATCCTACACAGCTCTCCAAAAGCAGTTAATGGCTTACCAAAAATTCTGGATTGATTATGTCACTGAACAAGTATGCCCGAGGTTTCCAGGAATGCCTCCTCCGGATCCCTCTCAGATTCAGTTTCCATTTCTGCCATTATCTTCTGAGGCAACATCTGATGTTGAACAATCTGGTTCTTAATCTTCTCGTCATCTATCTTTTGGTGCCCCCTGTCTTTTTGTATgtatgacaaaagggggagaacaAGCTTTGACCAAACCTTTGTCTTGTTTAAGTTCTTTGTACTTTATTTATCTTTAGTTCACTAGGACTTTGCATTATATTTAGCAGTAATCCTCTAGGATCTTTTTGTGTTTGTGtatcaaaatattgatgtaaaaTTAATATATTGTTCCTCAAACATTAATCAAAAACTGCTATCTAATCAACATGTGTTTCAAATGCTGataaatttatttactatatatGAACTAACATTGAGGGGGAG contains these protein-coding regions:
- the LOC131633572 gene encoding uncharacterized protein LOC131633572, which gives rise to MVFKLITIIVPFADTTFSLPSKTQKTLSMEKPPTKRRTTTTRQKTTMKTTDSRPTPTTPTRRSARDANISHDPTPSEQTTEESQNPNLLPSTQIVSAPQPTKPSSSHVSTQSSEGTSLVSSSFQAYDHPSEISTNEFISDDDVRALYNEKWRSLPIVAGKTVNLDSYSIWGYDINELAIATGWTNFLQLSDVFYPRLVRNFFAAIKPSKSDTQLISSVKGRQITLTPELLCDILHVPNNGLHLFNDDWPSSYDLDIESYRLSITKHQTHRFVSANLEPLSHIIHNFCIHTILPRKGSMERVTDKDLLVIYHFSKKTPLNIGYLVLNYIKHTGLRARSAPYGMLLTKIFKHFNVPLDDEDSFEINKILDASKLKRMKIPSLKRAPSPKPEAKSKRRRLVKQYAPTEPLTTGTESPNSPNSLTTNSPIPLSVALPNTADLESPQKYSPISPDASKSVSPNQKETDKQSPETTQCIDLTSTSPIPVESSPQTVVITQAPVSLQTETLSNVSSPPTLETSNTDMINIFALENLLSSPPSASAHQPPSPISPHNPASAQLSSLISMLEAELLTPPTSNQQTSIIPHVATYTSPTMTTNPLSTTSPLNSQNSYKEPSPRRIQLSSINHTDSNDLTAQIEAFFNNSVQISEQDDPIESHAMPSVPQPDPYVFQTNSPIFSSPKEDDDNSFNVQTLLAPRYDSSPPRNTTDNSNTLPQIPITSSFFNNFPSIGNRPPVYPRSATSSETVNPHQCVNLRSYTALQKQLMAYQKFWIDYVTEQVCPRFPGMPPPDPSQIQFPFLPLSSEATSDVEQSGS